A region of Myxococcota bacterium DNA encodes the following proteins:
- a CDS encoding 2OG-Fe(II) oxygenase family protein, with protein MEAEAAIVDLEGLLRGDAAALEQVAAEIARPCAEWGLFHVVGHGIPDATRAIFEEALRAFFALPAAELASMRRSAENAWGYHDAELTKNRRDWKEIFDFGFERRGQHSDGRNQFRAGALAWKPALLAYRDACEPIARGLTRALCRALDLPADTLDAEFSAHTSFLRLNRYRPCSRAARPDSALVPQEGELGVHHHTDAGALTLLLQSGVAGLQVARDGAIYDVPPVPDALTVNLGDMLQVWSNDRFVSPIHRVLANPDQDRYSAPFFWNPNYATVCRPLVDSESPRFRDVSWAEFRSARSDGDYADLGTEIQIDQFRIGAGEATRPSVSP; from the coding sequence ATGGAAGCCGAGGCCGCGATCGTCGATCTCGAAGGCCTGCTCCGCGGCGACGCTGCAGCCCTCGAGCAGGTAGCCGCCGAGATCGCGCGACCCTGCGCGGAGTGGGGTCTGTTCCACGTCGTGGGACATGGCATCCCGGACGCGACGCGCGCGATCTTCGAGGAGGCGCTCCGCGCCTTCTTCGCACTGCCCGCCGCCGAACTCGCATCGATGCGGCGCTCGGCCGAGAACGCCTGGGGCTACCACGACGCCGAGCTGACGAAGAACCGACGCGATTGGAAGGAGATCTTCGACTTCGGCTTCGAGCGCCGGGGACAGCACAGCGACGGCCGCAACCAGTTCCGGGCCGGTGCCCTCGCCTGGAAGCCGGCGCTGCTCGCCTATCGCGACGCGTGCGAGCCCATCGCTCGCGGCCTCACCCGGGCCCTCTGCCGGGCGCTCGATCTGCCCGCTGACACTCTCGATGCCGAGTTCAGCGCCCACACCAGCTTCCTGCGTCTGAACCGGTACCGCCCCTGCTCACGGGCGGCGCGCCCGGACTCTGCGCTGGTTCCCCAGGAAGGCGAGCTCGGCGTACACCATCACACGGACGCAGGAGCGCTCACGCTGCTGCTCCAGAGCGGTGTCGCCGGGCTCCAGGTCGCGCGCGACGGCGCGATCTACGACGTGCCGCCGGTGCCCGACGCGTTGACGGTGAACCTCGGCGACATGCTTCAGGTCTGGAGCAACGATCGTTTCGTCTCCCCCATCCATCGGGTGCTCGCGAACCCGGACCAGGATCGGTACAGCGCGCCGTTCTTCTGGAACCCGAACTACGCGACGGTGTGCCGACCCCTCGTCGATTCGGAGTCACCGCGGTTCCGCGACGTCTCCTGGGCCGAGTTCCGAAGTGCGCGATCCGACGGAGACTACGCCGATCTGGGCACCGAGATCCAGATCGACCAGTTCCGGATCGGCGCGGGCGAAGCGACGCGTCCGAGCGTCAGCCCTTAG
- a CDS encoding DUF3604 domain-containing protein, with product MHRPARDWTVGLLLLALGCGESIDPAEYQVQESPEIEPVACDHRDPGRRAFFGDLHVHTALSSDATGYGVRVRPTEAYGYAFGDPILLPPNDDDGKGTREVRIDRPLDFAALTDHAEFLGEQRLCQDPESEVYDREFCVAIRTSTTPIDNPLAIQIMHPFPSRDEEVCGPEGVRCKTAVSEAWRETIAAAEEWNDTTAACRRTTFIGYEYSSFRLGSNLHRNVIFATRQVPSRPISYLEATREWELWELLRDVCVEPENGCDVLAIPHNSNISNGRMFSVDYPGAGSVAAQAERARLRARIEPIVEVMQHKGDSECRVSIDGVLGAEDELCAFEKFEDLAFQRLGDELPGTCWDGTIGDSIPRLGPSCLSPRSYVRYALTQGVAEEARIGVNPFRFGLTASTDTHNGMAGGVEERSYPGHLGTADGVLDGRLAAEPGRMGNASNGPGGLIGVWAEENSRPALFAAMQRREVFGTSGPRIRPRFYAGWDYTDDLCDAADRLDQAEAGGIPMGGVLSPSRTGEPPTFAVWATRDLGTARAPGGLLQRIQIIKGWVDDDGELHQRVIDVAGGPNRADVDPETCQPRGKGARTLCGVWRDADFDPDRGAVYYARVLENPSCRYTTWQCLDLPEDERPSACDDAVLAAPQQERAWTSPIWYPDPGAKG from the coding sequence CCCCGGGCGGCGGGCCTTCTTCGGCGACCTCCACGTACACACGGCCCTGTCGAGCGATGCCACGGGCTACGGGGTGCGGGTGCGGCCGACCGAGGCCTATGGCTACGCCTTCGGGGATCCGATCCTGCTCCCGCCGAACGACGACGACGGCAAGGGAACCCGCGAGGTGCGGATCGATCGTCCCCTCGACTTCGCCGCGCTCACCGACCACGCCGAGTTTCTGGGCGAGCAGCGCCTGTGTCAGGATCCCGAGTCCGAGGTCTACGATCGCGAGTTCTGCGTGGCGATTCGCACCAGCACGACGCCCATCGACAACCCGCTGGCGATCCAGATCATGCACCCGTTCCCCTCGCGCGACGAGGAGGTGTGCGGACCGGAAGGCGTGCGCTGCAAGACGGCGGTGTCCGAAGCCTGGCGAGAGACGATCGCCGCGGCCGAAGAATGGAACGACACCACGGCCGCGTGCCGTCGCACCACCTTCATCGGCTACGAGTACAGCTCGTTTCGCCTGGGATCGAACCTCCATCGCAACGTGATCTTCGCGACTCGCCAGGTCCCGTCCCGACCGATCAGCTACCTCGAGGCCACCCGTGAATGGGAGCTCTGGGAGCTGCTGCGCGACGTGTGCGTGGAGCCCGAAAACGGCTGCGACGTCCTGGCGATTCCCCACAACTCGAACATCTCGAACGGACGCATGTTCTCGGTCGACTATCCGGGGGCCGGCAGCGTCGCCGCCCAGGCCGAGCGTGCGCGCCTGCGCGCGCGAATCGAGCCGATCGTCGAGGTGATGCAGCACAAGGGCGATTCCGAATGTCGCGTCTCGATCGACGGCGTCCTGGGCGCCGAAGACGAGCTGTGCGCCTTCGAGAAGTTCGAGGACCTGGCCTTCCAACGACTCGGCGACGAGCTGCCGGGTACGTGCTGGGACGGCACGATCGGGGATTCGATTCCGCGTCTCGGGCCGAGCTGTCTCTCGCCCCGCAGCTACGTGCGCTACGCGCTCACCCAGGGCGTGGCCGAAGAGGCCCGGATCGGAGTGAACCCCTTCCGCTTCGGGCTCACCGCCAGTACCGACACCCACAACGGCATGGCGGGCGGCGTCGAGGAGCGCAGCTACCCGGGCCACCTCGGAACGGCCGACGGCGTCCTCGACGGGCGGCTGGCCGCCGAGCCCGGGCGGATGGGGAATGCGTCGAACGGTCCCGGCGGTCTGATCGGCGTCTGGGCCGAGGAGAACTCGCGGCCGGCGCTGTTCGCTGCGATGCAGCGGCGTGAGGTCTTCGGCACCAGCGGGCCGCGGATCCGGCCCCGCTTCTACGCCGGCTGGGACTACACGGACGACCTCTGCGACGCGGCCGACCGGCTCGATCAGGCCGAGGCCGGGGGCATTCCGATGGGCGGCGTGTTGTCGCCTTCGCGCACGGGCGAGCCGCCGACCTTCGCCGTGTGGGCGACCCGCGACCTGGGTACGGCGCGCGCGCCCGGCGGTCTCTTGCAGCGGATCCAGATCATCAAGGGCTGGGTCGACGACGACGGCGAGCTCCATCAGCGGGTGATCGACGTTGCTGGCGGTCCGAACCGCGCCGACGTGGACCCGGAGACGTGTCAGCCGCGCGGGAAGGGCGCGCGCACGCTCTGTGGAGTCTGGCGCGACGCCGACTTCGACCCGGACCGGGGGGCGGTGTACTACGCGCGCGTCCTCGAGAACCCGAGCTGCCGCTACACGACCTGGCAGTGCCTCGACCTCCCGGAAGACGAGCGGCCGTCCGCGTGTGATGACGCAGTCCTCGCCGCTCCCCAGCAGGAGCGCGCCTGGACGTCCCCGATCTGGTACCCGGACCCGGGCGCTAAGGGCTGA